The following nucleotide sequence is from Pungitius pungitius chromosome 6, fPunPun2.1, whole genome shotgun sequence.
AAGAAAGGAAGTACAACGGTGTTAGTGTTATCAATTAACAGCTGGGTGCGTTAATCACTCACCAGTACAACGATGTCTTTCATGTGGTCGTACTCCTCAGGGTGAAGGAAGGCTGTAAACTCCTCCTTGTTGGCTTTTAAGTCCTTGTCTTGGTCAGCCATTTTGAATCGTCTCTCATCGCGAGCCATCATCTGCCTGTAGCTGAAGCCATCATCGGGTTCGGGATCATCTGCAAGTCAGCAGTCACATCTTTGTATAGTGTGTGGATGTGTATACGGTAaatttgtttctgtgtccaTTCCGTGCACAGGTAATACTTTAGGGATACATAAtttgtgtaaaaagaaaatatgtctgCAGCTGTACCCAGGATGTATCCATATGTGGCATTCTTGTACTCCTCCCAGGACACCACATCATCCCCATTTAGGTCATGAGTCTTCCACTGTCGATCCACATCATCGTAGATCCACTTCTTCTGTGCATGCTTGATccacttcttcatctcctcaacAGTGACATAGCCATCCTTATCGTCATCTATACGCTCAACTAACATGCTGTGGGTGAATGAAAGAAATTTGGCAAACATGCAGCGTGTTCCCTCACATCACATGGTGTTACCTCAGACAAACTTAACTGCTGTTTGACGAAAAACTAGGTACGACTAGGTCATTACAGCGGTGACTTTAAATAGTCACAGCTTTTCAAGAGAAGAAATGCACATTTTCCCAAACAGTTTTTCTTACCCGAGTCTCTCCTTGCTCTCCTCTGGTGTGAGCTGGTCAAAGGTCTTGGCCTCCTCTTGTCCCAGAAAAGCTTCATGGTCATAGTCAAAGTTCTCCATATCATCGTGAGCTCTGTTGCTGAGGGGTTCGTCGTGGTGAACACGTTCTTTCTTCTCGGTGGGTTTACTGGTGGCGTAAACCACACAGAGAGCAAAGCACATAACGAGTGGTCGCAGCTCCATCCTGCGTCCTCTGCAGCAATGTCTGGACAACGGGTA
It contains:
- the calub gene encoding calumenin-B, translating into MELRPLVMCFALCVVYATSKPTEKKERVHHDEPLSNRAHDDMENFDYDHEAFLGQEEAKTFDQLTPEESKERLGMLVERIDDDKDGYVTVEEMKKWIKHAQKKWIYDDVDRQWKTHDLNGDDVVSWEEYKNATYGYILDDPEPDDGFSYRQMMARDERRFKMADQDKDLKANKEEFTAFLHPEEYDHMKDIVVLETMEDIDKNADGLIDLDEYIGDMYNQEGDASEPEWVKTEREQFTEFRDKNKDGKMDKEETRDWILPSDYDHADAEAKHLVYESDTDKDGRLTKAEIVDKYDLFVGSQATDFGEALTRHDEF